The following proteins are encoded in a genomic region of Primulina huaijiensis isolate GDHJ02 chromosome 3, ASM1229523v2, whole genome shotgun sequence:
- the LOC140973624 gene encoding putative receptor-like protein kinase At5g39000, producing the protein MNRNVKNCCCSIYLLLFICFSIGSTVCIEDPALYMITGDVSISCGSNGVSAVKNGRRWIGDEHPKLNYSLQLKGTSTISSVSISDDQAPYKTARISGSAFSYTFLLNPGQKFIRLHFNPTAYKGFETRTDVFDVVAGPFVLLGNFSASLTSDALGLSYFTKEYCFNVEENQLLNISFSPVTSRLRDANAFINGIEIIPETAEHSYFHGGNIGAQVIGHESQLFYIDNGTALEMVHREKFSGDSASPDDDFSDIFGMVPKEKTKVLNWKIPVHVGFRYLVRLQFSNGGLKMIENGKLIFRVLINEIVACSNIDIFQEKDNIVFLEHNHRDFIVIMRGGKEEGKRDLSLQSYDESINGSGFFTGFEIFKLSNLDNCLDCPNPLPFTRVSPSWTIQSLLSIIARGSIIPTVAIAMVFLVNITSHKLRGVLQSNTKEESKLSTEESKLSDRAGRSCRRFSLNEIQLGTSNFSDELVIGKGGYGKVYKCLIDGGRDTVAIKRLKSNSKQGASEFLAEVETLSELRHVNLVSLIGYCTDHGEMILVYSYMPNGNLADHLYKLERNGNNSSSLSWKQRLDICIGACRGLDYLHTGHGVIHRDVKVSNILLDGNFTAKISDLGLVKHEDKSNAKSHASTKVKGTFGYIDPSYLSTGKLTRKSDVYAFGVVLLEVLCGRPVLDQSTLMDGHNLKKWARDKISKGEVDLIVASSLRGEILPDSLKTFVQVVGRCLDDEPKKRPTMAQVVVQLEISLEQQETPRSLTSNEITSVAAHHDEANTLVNGRRTSSSSNGQTIISSHPREQTRRNDGANVLVSGSLTSTFCSEQTITPRPRKKTSRNGEANELASRRPTSSPTSVRTMTSHGIVRTGHNDTANVFHSWQSTLSSPGRVSRPLPRAQSTRDMDNGYPSSEGNQRNTPADRPSFRQSWKAFMNRFKSPKIKKLAIPGAGLHIFDWNTIASATNQFAQSYKIGQGGFGPVYKAVLPSGQTVAVKRLSTHSARGLSEFKNEIRLLNNLKHINIIKLLGYCHDGEERILVYEFMENGGLDAFIFDEARRIQLQWNYRFKIIMGIARGLRYLHQDLGARIIHRDPKPSNILLDSQMNPKISDFGLAISLEEDRTFLTTAIAGTPGYIAPEYMMGGGLSTTTDVYTFGIAVLEIVSGKRNVDLRREDGEHAPMLGFGWRPWEDGKILNLADKSIHFDVDEALRCIQVGILCTREAHERPTMSDVVEMLEGRKFPTTRTKT; encoded by the exons ATGAATCGAAACGTGAAAAACTGCTGTTGTTCGATTTATCTGCTGCTGTTTATATGCTTCTCCATCGGTTCCACGGTCTGTATCGAAGATCCCGCGCTTTACATGATCACGGGTGATGTTTCGATAAGCTGTGGCTCGAATGGAGTTTCCGCGGTCAAAAATGGCAGGAGATGGATTGGAGATGAGCACCCCAAGTTGAATTACTCGCTACAGTTAAAGGGCACATCGACCATCTCAAGTGTCTCGATTTCTGATGATCAGGCTCCTTATAAAACCGCAAGAATCTCTGGTTCAGCTTTCTCCTACACGTTTCTTCTCAACCCAGGTCAGAAGTTTATCCGCCTTCACTTTAATCCTACTGCGTATAAAGGGTTCGAAACACGGACGGACGTGTTCGATGTTGTAGCCGGACCTTTCGTCTTACTTGGTAACTTTAGTGCTTCGCTGACCAGTGATGCTCTTGGTCTGAGTTACTTTACTAAGGAATATTGTTTCAATGTTGAAGAAAATCAACTACTAAACATTAGTTTCTCCCCTGTGACGAGTCGGTTGCGAGATGCTAATGCTTTCATCAATGGGATTGAGATAATCCCAGAGACTGCGGAGCATTCTTACTTTCATGGTGGAAATATTGGAGCACAAGTGATTGGGCATGAGTCTCAGCTGTTCTACATTGATAATGGCACTGCACTAGAAATGGTTCACCGGGAAAAGTTCAGCGGGGATTCTGCCTCACCGGATGACGATTTCAGCGACATATTTGGAATGGTTCCGAAAGAAAAGACCAAAGTTCTGAACTGGAAAATACCGGTACATGTGGGATTCAGGTATTTGGTCAGGCTTCAATTCTCCAATGGAGGACTCAAGATGATTGAGAATGGCAAACTGATTTTCAGAGTCCTCATCAATGAAATAGTTGCTTGCTCGAATATTGACATATTCCAAGAAAAGGATAACATAGTTTTCCTCGAGCATAACCATAGGGACTTTATAGTTATAATGAGAGGAGGAAAAGAAGAAGGTAAACGTGATCTCTCCCTCCAATCATATGATGAATCCATTAATGGGAGTGGATTCTTTACGGGATTTGAAATATTCAAACTGAGCAACCTTGACAATTGTCTTGATTGCCCAAATCCCCTGCCATTTACAAGGGTCTCACCATCCTGGACTATCCAATCTTTGCTCTCAATTATCGCTCGTGGAAGTATTATTCCAACTGTTGCAATAGCTATGGTTTTTCTGGTAAATATCACTTCTCATAAGCTGAGAGGAGTTTTGCAATCTAACACAAAGGAGGAAAGCAAGCTATCAACGGAGGAAAGCAAGCTATCAGATAGGGCCGGACGATCATGCCGTCGATTTTCATTGAACGAAATACAGTTGGGTACCAGCAATTTTAGTGATGAACTTGTAATTGGAAAGGGTGGATATGGTAAAGTTTACAAATGCCTAATCGATGGTGGGAGAGACACTGTCGCCATAAAGCGATTAAAATCAAACTCTAAGCAAGGGGCGAGTGAGTTTTTGGCAGAGGTTGAAACACTTTCTGAGCTCCGACATGTTAATCTGGTCTCTTTGATTGGCTACTGCACTGATCACGGGGAAATGATTCTTGTTTACAGCTATATGCCCAATGGAAATTTGGCGGACCACCTCTACAAGCTTGAAAGAAATGGTAATAACTCTTCTTCTCTCTCCTGGAAGCAACGTCTTGACATATGTATTGGAGCTTGTCGAGGACTAGATTATCTTCACACAGGACATGGAGTCATACACCGGGATGTCAAGGTTTCAAACATTTTGCTAGATGGAAACTTTACGGCTAAGATTTCTGATTTGGGTCTGGTCAAACATGAAGACAAAAGCAATGCAAAGAGCCATGCTAGCACAAAAGTTAAGGGAACATTTGGATATATTGACCCGAGTTACCTTAGCACGGGTAAGTTAACAAGAAAAAGTGATGTATATGCCTTTGGTGTGGTATTATTGGAAGTATTGTGTGGGAGACCGGTATTAGACCAAAGCACTTTAATGGATGGGCATAATCTAAAAAAGTGGGCTCGGGACAAGATCAGTAAAGGAGAAGTTGATCTGATTGTAGCTTCAAGTCTGAGAGGGGAAATTTTACCAGATAGCTTGAAAACATTTGTGCAGGTTGTTGGACGATGCTTGGATGATGAGCCAAAGAAGCGGCCAACAATGGCTCAAGTTGTGGTGCAACTAGAGATATCACTTGAGCAGCAGGAGACCCCAAGATCTTTGACATCAAATGAGATAACAAGTGTTGCTGCTCATCACGATGAAGCCAACACATTAGTTAATGGGCGACGAACATCGTCCTCCTCTAATGGGCAAACTATTATAAGCTCTCATCCCAGAGAACAAACTCGCCGCAATGATGGAGCCAATGTATTAGTCAGTGGGTCACTAACATCGACCTTTTGTAGTGAGCAAACTATTACACCTCGTCCAAGAAAAAAAACTAGCCGCAATGGTGAAGCCAATGAACTTGCCAGTAGGCGACCAACGTCGTCCCCCACTAGTGTGCGAACTATGACCTCTCATGGAATAGTACGAACTGGCCACAATGACACAGCAAATGTTTTTCACAGTTGGCAATCAACATTGTCCTCCCCAGGTAGAGTATCCAGACCTCTTCCAAGAGCACAATCTACCCGGGACATGGATAATGGTTACCCTTCATCTGAAGGAAACCAGAGAAACACCCCAGCAGATAGGCCATCGTTTCGACAATCGTGGAAGGCATTTATGAACAGATTTAAGTCCCCAAAGATAAAGAAATTGGCAATACCAG GAGCCGGATTGCACATATTTGATTGGAACACCATCGCATCGGCAACCAATCAGTTCGCCCAATCATATAAGATTGGACAAGGTGGATTCGGTCCAGTTTACAAG GCTGTGCTACCTTCAGGACAGACAGTTGCAGTTAAAAGGCTTTCAACACATTCTGCAAGGGGCCTCAGTGAATTCAAAAATGAGATTCGTTTACTTAATAATCTCAAGCACATTAACATTATTAAACTACTTGGGTATTGCCATGATGGTGAAGAGAGGATTCTAGTGTATGAATTCATGGAAAATGGCGGGCTGGATgcttttatttttg ATGAAGCACGAAGAATCCAACTTCAGTGGAATTACAGGTTTAAGATCATCATGGGAATTGCTAGAGGACTTCGGTATCTTCATCAAGATTTAGGAGCACGGATAATCCATAGAGATCCTAAACCATCCAATATTTTGCTAGACAGCCAGATGAATCCTAAAATTTCCGACTTTGGCCTGGCTATATCCTTGGAAGAAGATCGAACTTTTTTGACAACAGCAATAGCTGGGACACC TGGCTACATCGCCCCAGAATACATGATGGGTGGTGGATTATCAACTACAACAGACGTGTACACCTTTGGAATTGCTGTCTTGGAGATTGTGAGCGGCAAGCGAAACGTTGATCTTCGTCGTGAAGATGGAGAACACGCACCTATGCTTGGCTTT GGATGGAGGCCGTGGGAGGACgggaaaatattaaatttggcAGATAAATCAATTCACTTCGATGTGGACGAAGCACTGCGTTGCATCCAAGTCGGTATTCTATGTACGCGAGAAGCCCATGAACGACCCACGATGTCCGACGTAGTCGAGATGTTGGAGGGAAGAAAATTTCCCACCACGAGAACCAAAACATGA